The DNA window GCGCGAGCCGGTCGGACATCGTGTCGTATTCCAGCCCGCGCTGGCTGCCCTTGCTGTCGTCGCCGCCATTTTCCACCGCGATGGTGATGAACGCCGGAAGTCGGCGCTTCGGATCCTTGGAGACGGTCAGGTTATCGACGGCGTGGCGCACGAGGTCGAGGCGGTTGGGGCCGTCGTGCATGACGAGGATGGGAGCCTCGGTGCCATCGACGTACGCGGCGGGGACGTAAACGACGATTCGGCGCTTGGTGCGGACCTTCTTTGCGGGATCGAGCGTCTTGTCGTCGCCGCGGAAAATCCGGCTGTCTGCCAAAGGCATATGGAACTCGAAGGACTTGCCCTTGGGCTTACCCCGGTTCGTCAGGTCGGGATCGATGGTGTACTTCGGTCCGATCAGATGGTCGCCATTGCCCTCGGTGCCCGGCTCCGCGGCGTGGCCGGAGTTTGCGAGAGTCGCGAAGCAGGTGAGCAAGGAAAGGACGAGACGGTGGAGAGGGAATATGGGTTTCATGGGGGTGGCACGCGAAGGGCGTAGGAGCTTGAAACGGTGGCGTTTCGGTTGGCCTTTCGATGGAGCTTCGTCATGCCGGGCCGGATCACACCAGGCACCTGAAGCTTCGGTCCCCAGTAACGACCCCTTCGGCGCCGCGACTCACAGACCGGCCTTGTTGAGGCGATCGGCCTTCTTGCTTCGAGCCCAAATCAAGATGCCCGCAATGAACCCGAGCAGGACGGTTCCAGCGTAAAGGGAGGCGAGGGATTCGTTACGGAGCTTCATCGCTTCGTACGCAGGGAAGAGCGCGGCGCAGCCGCCAGCCGAGAGGATGGGAAGCACCCATTTCTGGCGCAGGCAAAGCAGCCATACGGCTCCCGGGACCGCGCCCAAGCATGCTCCGCCGACGACAAGGGTGGTTTGGAACGCGCTCATGGCGAGATCACTGCTCCACCATGAATCTCCGGCAAATGCCCCGACCAAGCCGCCGAAGATTCCACCGAACAAGGCACCGGCGAGAGCGAGGATGCTCGCGGCGATGAACTGCCACTTCGCCTTCAAGATTTTCCCCAGAGCCATACGGGTCATCAAAGTGTCTGCTAGGCCGCCCCGACCATCGCCTGCGCCGCCTTGAGGTCGACCTTTCCGGAGCCGAGGAGCGGGATCTCGTCGACCCGGACGAAGTTCCCCGCCTTCGGCTTCCAGAGATTGGGAAGGGGAGAGTCCGCTAGCTTTTCCAGCACCTCCCTGAGCAGGTCATCACTTGCGGTGTGCAGGACCACCAGACGCTCGCCCTTCTGGTCGTCGGGAGCGCCGACCACGAGAAAAACGCGGTCACCGCCGCCGGCAAGATCGTTGAGGGTTTCCTCGACGTTGCCGTGGGGCACCATCTCGCCGCCGATCTTGCTGAAGCGGCTCAGCCGGCCCTCGATCCACAGGAAGCCGTCTTCGTCGCGGCGCACGATGTCGCCGGTGTCGTACCAGCCGTCCTTGAGCACCTCGTCCGTCTTCTCCTGCATGCCGAGGTAGCCGCGCATCACGTTCGGGCCGCGAACCGTCAGCAGGCCGGCCTCGCCGTCGGGCAGGTCCTCGCCGTTCGCCGGATTCACGATCCTCGCCTCGATGTCGCGGATCACCCGTCCGATCGATCCCTCGCGGCTGGCGCCGGGGCCGTTGAGCGCGACGCCCGGCGAGCATTCGGTGCAGCCGTAAGCCTCGAAGGGGCGGACGCCGAACTTCTTCTCGAAGGCGTCGGCCACCCGCACCGGAAGCTTCTCCGCACCCACGACCACCAATCGCAGTTTGGCGAGTTGCACGGGCTCGAGACCCCGCAGGTAGAACTGCAGGAAGGTCGGCGTGGCGATCATGATGGTCACGCCATGCTTCGCCGCGAGCGGGCCGATGACCTTCGATTCCATCGGGTTGAAATGATAGGCGCAGGCAAAGCCGGCCACCGCCGGACCGGCGATCGTCGCCATGAAGCCGAAAGAGTGGAAGAAGGGCAGCACGCCGAGCATCCGGTCGGACGGGACGAAGGAATAGACTTCGCCGACCTGCTCGACGTTGGTGATGACGTTGGCGTGGGTGAGCATGACGCCCTTCGGTTGTCCTGTGCTTCCGCTGCTGAAGATGACCGTCGCGAGATCGTCCGGCCCCGCTTCGGCTCCTCCCAGCCGCCCGAGCAGTCCACTCACTGATGTGAGCTTCGCCAGCAATCCCGCCCGCAGCTTTTCCCCAAGCCGCGGTCCGGCGACCAGCTCCTCGAGCCGGTGCACCCGGACGGGAAGCTCGAGCTTGAGCCGGTCCATGAGCTTGCCGGAAACAACGACATCGGTGATGCCACACTGTTCGATGCAGGAGGCGATGCCCTCGGGCGAAAGCGTGTAGTTGAGATTAACCGGGACCTTCCCCATCAGCAGGGCCGCCCAGTTGACCAACGCGCCGCCGACCGATGGCGGGACGAGGATCCCCACCTTGTCCTGCCCGCTCCAGACGGGCGCCAGCCTCCCGGTCAGGAATATCGCCTTCGCCAAGGCCGCGCCGAACGTCACCTCCGCTCCGCTCGAGTCGGCGAACGCCCGTTGATCGCTCTGCCGGCGGCAAGTCCGGATCAAGGCCTCCTGAAGGGTGGGCTCATTCATGATGAAGGTCACCCTAGGCTAGAAAGACGTCGGCTGGGAAATCGAAACCCCGAGCCCAAGCATCGTTTGGGTCGATGATTGAGCCAGGGGATAGGGGAGGAGCTCTGTTGACGGATCAGATCATGGAACCACCGATCCCCCCTCCAACAAGTCCCCGCTTAATCAACGTCCCTCACCTCGGGCGTGATGACCAGGTGGGGAGGGTCGCCGGAATCGGAACTGTTGAAGGCCGCTTTCCCGTCGACTTCGGGATCGCCGGTGAGACGCAGGGAAATGACATCGTCGCCCGCAAGCTGCCGGTTGACGAAGTCGGTGATGTCGAGCTCATGCCATTCGCCGAAACCCAGGGCGCACTTGGCCAATGCCGCTTCGGATGCGGGCGCGTTGTTGGCGTGGATCGCGTATTCGTTCCAAGAGTCGTCGTCCACCGCATGGGCGTGGAGTCGCATGGGCTGACCCTTTGCGGGTGACTTGCCTTTCTGATGGGGCGGTTTCCCGCCGAAGATCTTGAGCACCGCCCGCTCGGCTCGCTCGATCCCGCAGGCTTTCAGGTCGAACTTCACGTAAGCCGAGCTCTTATGCTCCCCCTTGGATGAAGAGATGGCAAGCTGGCGGCTGCCTCCCGAATTCCTGTCCGATCCCTGGGTCACGTCGGCGTCGTCCACGGGAAAGAACACCCGCGGCTCACCGGAGGCGTACGGTCTTTCTGGCATCGGATAGTCGGGGAGCGGCTTCCCCTTCTTCTGCAGCTGGGCGATGTAGATGTTTCTCGGATGGAGCTTCGCCGGGTCGAGGGTTTCCCACAAGTGCTCCTCCCCGGTTTCGGAGGGGTCATCGGTTCGCATGCCGACGACGACATTCCGCTTCGGATCCTTCTCCGGGCCTTTCACCCGGGCGTAGGGGATCGGCCTGCGTGAGCTCAGGCCCCAGTAGGTTTCCAGCTTGGAGGAACTGAATGGACGCGAGCCCTTGCCATGATCGATCTCGGTGTAGAGGTCGTGCATTCCACCCATGCTGTGATGGTCGAGCTTGAGGTCGTATCCGGAGATGCGTGACCAGACGACCTTCTTCATCCCGCCGGTGCTGACCATGTCATGGATCCACAGGCCGGTCGTTTCGACGTTGTGAATCAGGCAGTGGTTCGTGTCGGATAGATTGATGCCCATATGCCCGATCGCTCCACCTCCGCCGCCTCGCAGGGGATAGGAATCGAGGAAGATGTTGATGATGGAGATCTGCCGTCCCTTGTTGATCGTGATGCCGTGGTCGGCGTTCCTGACATGGACGTTGCGGATCCAAGCGTCGGTGACGCCGAAATACTTGACCGGGTCCGCGCCGACGAACTCCCAGTGGTCGCCCTTCTTCTGATCCCTGAATTCGAACGACAGGTTCTCGATGCATTTGTGGGTTCCACCCTGCATCCGGATGAAGCCGCTGTTCTTCGGATGACCGCCGCGAGCCAGCCTCGTCAGCGGCTTCGGCAGTTTCACGGGCGTGCCGTCCTTGTCGTGCGCGGGGAACTCCTCGTAGAGCGAGCGACCGAGGTAGGACTTCCCGTTCTCGTCATAAGCCACGGCCATCAGTTTCTCCGGCAGGTAGCCCTCCTCGAACTTGTAGATTTCGGTGAGATACTTCGGGAACCACAGGACCGATCCATACATGTCCTCGCCGCGCAGGACGATGTGGTCCTTCTCGATGACGATCTGCCGGGTGATCATGTAGCGGCCCTCGGGGATGAACACCGCCGTCTTCGGCGGGCACGCGTCGATGGCATCGACGAAGGCCTGGGTGTCGTCATGCTCCCCGTCTCCCACCGCGCCGAAATCCCGGATGTCCACTCCCACCGGCCAATCGGGGATCCTGACGTCGCCCTGCATGTAGCCGACATCGGTGAAATCCAACAACTTGGTGTGGGTGCCGTCCGGCTTCCACAGTTCGCCGTCCTTGCCCCAGAGCTTGGAATACTCCGGCTCGGCACCTGCTGCGGCGGGCGCCAAGAGGGTGAGGCCTGCAACCAGCGTGATGGCTGCGAGCCGGTAGACGTCGGGGATCATGAGCGCATACTGGCAGGATGGTTCGAAGCGGTTCAACGGCGGAAAACCGTGAAGTCCGAGTGACCGAGGGAAGTCAACGGCACCAGCCACCGCCTCGGTGGAGCAGTGGGTAAATGTCTGGTTGTTGGGATTCACGCCTTTGACTAGGAAAGGACTGACCCCTTTCACGGAAGTGTTAACATGCGAGGTCTGATCCCATCGACGCCACTTGTCACCATGAACCACCCCACCATCTCTGCCGTGCTCTGCGCCCTTGCGGTGCTTGCCTCATTTGCCACATCCGCATCCGCCGAGAGCAGGAAACCCAACGTCATCATCCTCTTCATCGATGATCTCGGCTACGGGGACCTTGCCTGCTTTGGCAACACGTTCACGCCCACGCCGCACATGGACTCGCTGGCCGGAGAGGGAGCCATCCTCACCATGAGCTACGTCACCAATCCGCCCTGCTCGCCCAGCCGGTCGTGCCTCATGACCGGCATGTATGCCCAGCGCTTCCACAAGTTCGGCATGGCGCGCGGCCTGCCGATTCCCGATGACCACCCGACCCTTGCCGAGTTCATGCGCGATGCCGGATACGTGACCGGTCAAATCGGCAAGTGGGATCTCGGCGGGCCGGGGCAGGGGCCACATCAGCGCGGTTTCATGGAAGTCGCCAGATGGGGCAACGCGGCTCAGGGATACTTCGTGGAGAAGCCCGACGGCAGCAAACTGTATCGGACCGAGATGGACGGTGACCACATGGTGGAGTTCGTCGAGCGCAACAAGGACAAGCCCTTCTTTCTCTACTTCTCGCCGCTCGCCATCCACTCCCCGCTCAAAGGGACGCCGAAGCGCTACCAGAATCGCATCAAGAGTGGCAACAAGGCCTATGGTGGAGCCGTGGCCGCAGTGGATGACCAGATCGGCAAGCTGCTTGCGGTGCTCAGGAAACACGACCTTGAGAAGAACACCCTCATCCTGCTGACCGGAGACAACGGGGCGGGAAGCGGTGGCTCATCCGCGCCGTACACCGGCGGCAAACACGCCGGCACCTCCAAGGAGGGTTGGGTCCACACCCCCGCGGTCGCCTGGTGGCCGGGAACCATTCCTGCCGGCCAGAAGTTCGGAGGCCTCACCTGCACCCTCGATTACTACACAACCGCGGCTTCCGTGGCCGGCAAGCAGGCGCCGGAGAAATGCGACGGCAAGAACCTCATTCCCTATCTCACGGGCAAGCGGCAGGGCGACGTTCACGAGTATGTCTATTGGTACAATGCCGACCCCAAGGACAGCCCCCATCGCCATCTCTCGGCGGTGCGCTGGAAGCAATGGCGCCTGCATTGGGACAAGAGGGACAAGGCGTGGAAGCTTTACGATCTCCATGCGGACCCCCGCGAGGAGAATGACCTCGCGGCCAAGCATCCCGAGGTCCTCAAGCAACTCAAGGCCAAGCACGAAGCCTTCGTGGCCACACTGCCTTCGCTCGACACCATCCCCGCCTACAAGAGCCAATGGTCGAAGCCGCCGGATGGCTTCGGATGGTTGATCGGTGACGGAAATGCCGACTAGGCCTCCAGTCAGAAGGGCACGAAAGGTTGGCTTTCTCGGACTGACCCCTTTGATGATGGGGATTGGAGACAGAAGAGACAGGGAGTCCGCACGCAACCGTTCAGATCTCGGGACCGACTCCTTTACCTGCTCGGAGGCTGTCTGCTTTGTGACGGGATCGTGTCTCAACGGGGAAGGGATGGCCCCGGCAGATGGGCGAACCGGCCCGGATGCTGCTTTGGCGACGGGACCCACATGAACCTCACGCCCTGGAACATCCTCTCCGCCCATGTCGCCGCCGATGTGACGAGTGACGACTGGAACCTCGCGGAGCCCCCGGACGAGCCGGACTCCCCGCGCTCGTACTGGATCGATGTCGCCTTCGCCACGGCGTTCTCCGCGCCGCCGGTCGTCCACCTCGGGCTCACCGGCTTCGATAGCGACCAGCGGGACAGCACGCGGATTTCGATCCGGCCGGTGGAGATCACCGCATCCGGGTTTCGGGTGGAAGTCTCCACCTGGTCGGTCACCCGGCTCTACGGGGTCGAGGTTTCCTGGCTGGCGATCGGGCCATAAACGGCTACCGCCGCAAGGACTTCTCCAGCCCGGCCGCGTCGAATGCCTCAATCTTCGGCTTCTCTCCCACCAGGATGACCTTGAAGCCGGCGGGATCGTAGTGCTGCGCCGCGGCCACCACCGACTCCGCCGACACCCCGCGGATCTCTTCGAGCAGCTTCCGCCACGCATCGAAATCCCCGCTTCGTCGGTATCCGAGATACTCGGCCTCGGCCAAGCCGAACCCCGTGGCGGTCGCCTCCGCGATCCCCACCTGCAGGGTGTTGCGGGCCGCCGTGAGACGCTCGTCATCGACCTTGCCGGCCCGCACCTCGCGCAGCTTGTCGAAACACACCTGCAGCACTTCCTCCGCCTTCTCGGCGCGGGTGGAGGTCGCAAGCGAAAAGGGAGACGGGTGATCCAGCCAAGCCTGCTCGAACGAGATCCCATACACGAGACCCCGGTTCACCCGAAGTTCGTCGGTGAGTACACTCGTGAAACCGGACGCCATCATCTGCGCAAACACCAGATGCGCCGCGCGATCGGACACGCCGGCCGCGGGACCCATCGCGCCGAACTGGAGACGGATCTGGTCCATCTCGGGACGCTCGACCTTCTCAAAGGAAAGCGGCTTGCGGTAAACCGGATCCTCGATCGCCGGGGTCGCATCGGGCGACGCGCTCCAGGCCCCGAACTTCGCCCGGACCTGTTCCAGCAGACGCTCATCCTTCGGGCCCACGATGAAAAGCACGGCCTCCTCCGGCCGCAGCAGCGCGGCCACGGCGGAACTGAGCTCGTCCCGGCCGATGCCGGCGAGATCCTCCGGCTTCCCGCGGCGCATCGCCCGGCCGTAGGGGTGCTCGCCCAGCACCGCCCGCACGAACGCATCGCGAGCCAGCGACCCGGGATCGTCCTTCTCCCACGCGATGTCCGCCTCGCGATTCTTCAATTCGCGAGCGATCACTTCCCGTTCGTACGTCGATTTCGTCAGCGCCCCGATCATGAGATCCAGCGCCTCGGGCGCCTTGCTGGCAAAGCTGGACAAGCTCACCGTCGAATACTCGGTCGCCACGGAGGTGTGGAGATCGCCTCCGACCTCGCCGATCGCGCGCAGCACGTCATGCTCATCGAGACTCCCGTGACCCATCCATGCGAGCGACAGCGCGAACTCCGCCAAGCCCGGGTGGGCGGCCGGATCGCCGGCACTTCCCCTCCCCAGAAACAACGCGAAGGTGGTGAGCGGAAGTTGGTCGCGCGGGATCGTGACCACGGTCAATCCATTGCCGAGCTTCTCGACGCTGCGACCCACCGACGGCGTCGCGACCTCGCCAAGGCTGGGCAGCATCGGCAGCAGGGCAAGAACCCCCGCGACGAGGCCTCGAAGCCGTTTCATCGGGACCCCTCCTCTCCCTCTTCGGCCTCGCCGTCCTCAGGGGTGGGCGAAAGCACGGTGACGACGGCGACCTCGGGCCGGAAGTACTTGGCGGCGACCTGCTGGAGTCGCACGGGGTCCACCTTCCGCCAGATCGCAGGGAGCTTCATCACCCGGCGGTGGTCGCCCGCGAGCACCTCGGACTCGCCGATCGCCTCGGCCCGCGCCAGGGGTGACTCGAGGCTCTGCCGGACGAGGTCGGCGGTCCGGCTGGTGATCGCCCGCTCGAGTTCCTCCGCCGGCACGGGCTCCTTGGCCAGACGCTCGAGTTCTTCGGAAATGATGGCTTCGACCGGTTTCGGATCGCCCCCCGGATGCAGCGACACTTCGAAATACATCGGCCCGGGATCGACCGTCAGTCCGAGGTACAGCCCGACATCGGTGGCGAGTTTCTCCTCCAGGACCAGCCGGCGATACAAGCGCGCCGTCGGCCCTGCCGCGAGGATCTCATCGGCGAGGTCGAGGACGGCGTGGTCCTCGTCCTTGGCCGCCGGTCCTTGGAATCCGACGAACAGCACCGGGTTCGGGGCGCGTCGCGTGACCGTCGATCGCGACGTGAATTCCCGCTCGGGCTCCGCGGTCCTCACCCCCGGCACCTTCGGCCCGCGGGGGATCTTCCCGAACTTGTCCTCGATGAGCTTTAGCGTCGCGTCGACGTCGAGATCGCCCGAGAGCGCCAGCACCGCATTGTTCGGCGCGTAGTAGGTCCGGTAGAAATCCCGGCAGGCATCCGCGTCGATCCCCTCCACATCCGAGCGCCAACCGAGCACCGGCCAGCGGTAGGGATGGGCCTGGAACAGCGACGCCATGAACACCACCCTCGCCGACTCGACCGCGGAGTCCTCCTGCGACTGCCTCATCTCCTCCAGCACCACCTCGCGTTCGTTGTTCAGGATCTTCTCCTGAAGCTGGAGTCCGGTCATCCGGTCCGCCTCGAGACGGAGGATGGTTTCCAGCGAGTTCTTCGGAACTGTCGTCGTGTAGCAGGTGAGGTCCGTGGACGTGAACGCGTTGCCTCCACCCCCGGCCTCTTCCAGGACCCGATCGAACATCCCGGGACCGTAGTGTTCCGTGCCATTGAACATCATGTGCTCGAACAAATGGGCGACCCCGGTGATTCCCTCGTGCTCGTTGCGGGACCCGACCTTGTAAAACAAGCGGACGGCCACCAAGGGGACCGCGGGGTCCGGCGCGAGCACCACCACCAGC is part of the Haloferula helveola genome and encodes:
- a CDS encoding AMP-binding protein, coding for MNEPTLQEALIRTCRRQSDQRAFADSSGAEVTFGAALAKAIFLTGRLAPVWSGQDKVGILVPPSVGGALVNWAALLMGKVPVNLNYTLSPEGIASCIEQCGITDVVVSGKLMDRLKLELPVRVHRLEELVAGPRLGEKLRAGLLAKLTSVSGLLGRLGGAEAGPDDLATVIFSSGSTGQPKGVMLTHANVITNVEQVGEVYSFVPSDRMLGVLPFFHSFGFMATIAGPAVAGFACAYHFNPMESKVIGPLAAKHGVTIMIATPTFLQFYLRGLEPVQLAKLRLVVVGAEKLPVRVADAFEKKFGVRPFEAYGCTECSPGVALNGPGASREGSIGRVIRDIEARIVNPANGEDLPDGEAGLLTVRGPNVMRGYLGMQEKTDEVLKDGWYDTGDIVRRDEDGFLWIEGRLSRFSKIGGEMVPHGNVEETLNDLAGGGDRVFLVVGAPDDQKGERLVVLHTASDDLLREVLEKLADSPLPNLWKPKAGNFVRVDEIPLLGSGKVDLKAAQAMVGAA
- a CDS encoding DUF7594 domain-containing protein, with translation MIPDVYRLAAITLVAGLTLLAPAAAGAEPEYSKLWGKDGELWKPDGTHTKLLDFTDVGYMQGDVRIPDWPVGVDIRDFGAVGDGEHDDTQAFVDAIDACPPKTAVFIPEGRYMITRQIVIEKDHIVLRGEDMYGSVLWFPKYLTEIYKFEEGYLPEKLMAVAYDENGKSYLGRSLYEEFPAHDKDGTPVKLPKPLTRLARGGHPKNSGFIRMQGGTHKCIENLSFEFRDQKKGDHWEFVGADPVKYFGVTDAWIRNVHVRNADHGITINKGRQISIINIFLDSYPLRGGGGGAIGHMGINLSDTNHCLIHNVETTGLWIHDMVSTGGMKKVVWSRISGYDLKLDHHSMGGMHDLYTEIDHGKGSRPFSSSKLETYWGLSSRRPIPYARVKGPEKDPKRNVVVGMRTDDPSETGEEHLWETLDPAKLHPRNIYIAQLQKKGKPLPDYPMPERPYASGEPRVFFPVDDADVTQGSDRNSGGSRQLAISSSKGEHKSSAYVKFDLKACGIERAERAVLKIFGGKPPHQKGKSPAKGQPMRLHAHAVDDDSWNEYAIHANNAPASEAALAKCALGFGEWHELDITDFVNRQLAGDDVISLRLTGDPEVDGKAAFNSSDSGDPPHLVITPEVRDVD
- a CDS encoding sulfatase family protein; translation: MNHPTISAVLCALAVLASFATSASAESRKPNVIILFIDDLGYGDLACFGNTFTPTPHMDSLAGEGAILTMSYVTNPPCSPSRSCLMTGMYAQRFHKFGMARGLPIPDDHPTLAEFMRDAGYVTGQIGKWDLGGPGQGPHQRGFMEVARWGNAAQGYFVEKPDGSKLYRTEMDGDHMVEFVERNKDKPFFLYFSPLAIHSPLKGTPKRYQNRIKSGNKAYGGAVAAVDDQIGKLLAVLRKHDLEKNTLILLTGDNGAGSGGSSAPYTGGKHAGTSKEGWVHTPAVAWWPGTIPAGQKFGGLTCTLDYYTTAASVAGKQAPEKCDGKNLIPYLTGKRQGDVHEYVYWYNADPKDSPHRHLSAVRWKQWRLHWDKRDKAWKLYDLHADPREENDLAAKHPEVLKQLKAKHEAFVATLPSLDTIPAYKSQWSKPPDGFGWLIGDGNAD
- a CDS encoding H-type lectin domain-containing protein, translating into MNLTPWNILSAHVAADVTSDDWNLAEPPDEPDSPRSYWIDVAFATAFSAPPVVHLGLTGFDSDQRDSTRISIRPVEITASGFRVEVSTWSVTRLYGVEVSWLAIGP
- a CDS encoding pitrilysin family protein, yielding MKRLRGLVAGVLALLPMLPSLGEVATPSVGRSVEKLGNGLTVVTIPRDQLPLTTFALFLGRGSAGDPAAHPGLAEFALSLAWMGHGSLDEHDVLRAIGEVGGDLHTSVATEYSTVSLSSFASKAPEALDLMIGALTKSTYEREVIARELKNREADIAWEKDDPGSLARDAFVRAVLGEHPYGRAMRRGKPEDLAGIGRDELSSAVAALLRPEEAVLFIVGPKDERLLEQVRAKFGAWSASPDATPAIEDPVYRKPLSFEKVERPEMDQIRLQFGAMGPAAGVSDRAAHLVFAQMMASGFTSVLTDELRVNRGLVYGISFEQAWLDHPSPFSLATSTRAEKAEEVLQVCFDKLREVRAGKVDDERLTAARNTLQVGIAEATATGFGLAEAEYLGYRRSGDFDAWRKLLEEIRGVSAESVVAAAQHYDPAGFKVILVGEKPKIEAFDAAGLEKSLRR
- a CDS encoding pitrilysin family protein; this translates as MNLRRENPCRFKANPTGAQAVLRMLGVSLVLLFARAEGADPAAPGGGIDLPTHRAELANGLVVVLAPDPAVPLVAVRLFYKVGSRNEHEGITGVAHLFEHMMFNGTEHYGPGMFDRVLEEAGGGGNAFTSTDLTCYTTTVPKNSLETILRLEADRMTGLQLQEKILNNEREVVLEEMRQSQEDSAVESARVVFMASLFQAHPYRWPVLGWRSDVEGIDADACRDFYRTYYAPNNAVLALSGDLDVDATLKLIEDKFGKIPRGPKVPGVRTAEPEREFTSRSTVTRRAPNPVLFVGFQGPAAKDEDHAVLDLADEILAAGPTARLYRRLVLEEKLATDVGLYLGLTVDPGPMYFEVSLHPGGDPKPVEAIISEELERLAKEPVPAEELERAITSRTADLVRQSLESPLARAEAIGESEVLAGDHRRVMKLPAIWRKVDPVRLQQVAAKYFRPEVAVVTVLSPTPEDGEAEEGEEGSR